Part of the Mytilus galloprovincialis chromosome 14, xbMytGall1.hap1.1, whole genome shotgun sequence genome is shown below.
ATATGATTCCTTTTGTTGTCTCATTTCATTGTCCGAAAGCAATTACATCTCATTGCATATTACCCTTTCTAATAAGTGAATTTAATATCGCATCTATATATAGGTATGACTCTTCGAAACCTGAATGATAACTACTTCAAGTCAAATcttaaatgaaaaacaagagtCTTTATTAACCATGCAGTAGAAACACGTGATGTAATGTACGGTTAGGACGCCAACGTCAAAGATACTCGCGTCAGTACAGTCTCAGAGCAAaattcaaaagtatataaaatgtttattttaaacatataattgtaaagTAGAAATTAGCATGTTTGTTCTTACTTCTAAAACTTGTATCtgcaatatgttggtgaaacaaaAGCACAATTGAATATCATTAATGCGGAATTCAAACTCTGACTCTATGTAATTTGTAGAGGATGCAAACATGATTAAAGGAGTACATTGGTTTGTTTCTGCAGACAATCCAAATGAATGTTTACATTCTAGACAAAATGAACCAGTAAGCATATTAATATATTCTTTGTTGCTCTAATTTTTACTCAGATACCGTATCATTGTTGTAAATCCTTTGTGATATCATTTAATGAAGGTATGCAAATGTTTTGAAGTGCGTACAGTTCAGTGAGAGGTGAAATCAGAAATGGATGTAGTCAAATACCTATCACACAAAAATAGccttaaaaaatgtttgttttataaatcatAAAGTTCTGTATTAGGTGAAATTAGAAATGAATTTATTTAAACACCTATCACAcaaaaaaaagcataaaaaatggatattttataaattacaatTGAAAGTTaatttattgtttgaattgtaCCCTTTTTAATGTCGGGGCGCTGTATACATTACTATATACTGTATGGAGTTTTTCATTGTTAAGGTTGTACTGCGACCTTAATTTGCTTATGTTTCATCATTTCAATTTGATAGATATTTACCTCTTTGGTAATCATACTTTGATACTGACGTTCTTAAAAGAAAACACATGTTGCAGTAatgtcaaatttatttgttcacaTAATGTTTCAAAAGCCCTTGAATTCCTATaataagatataagaagatttggtataaatGCAagtgaaacaactctccatccaagtcacaatttataaaagaaaaccattgtaggtcaaagtacggtcttcgaAACGGAGCCTTGACTAATACCGAACAAGCAAGCTACAAACGGCTCTaaaatttactagtgtaaaaccattcaaacgggaacaccaacggtctaatctgtgtaaaaaagtaaacgagaaacacctatgaGCCACACCAACACACGACAAACACTGAACAACAGATAGTTGTGTGACAAAATTGAAGCTGATGAACCTAGTCTGCAGTATAATTGATATTATGCAtccttttatattgaaattggCGTGTCCTTATCACTGTAATCCAATAACTGAAAATACCATCAACTTCAATTCATTTCCAAAGTGTAGTTATCTGCATATTAGTACACTGACAGCCGCGTCTTCACGTTTGGCTCAGGATACCGATGActctttatatttataaataaataaagaaaaccaTAGAATATGGCACAAAAATGGAACACTAAAtgaaacatatttagaaatttcaaaaCATCGGTGTTTTCTACAACTCTGTTTGAGCATATGCAAACTGAACACTCCTTTTGGTTTTAACTTCCGTATAGTTACTGTGTTTCTTTTATGgatttttattatttgatctGTTTCAGTTTTTGTTTTGCCTAAGGTGCAGGCCTATATGTATCTGTTACAATAAAATTACAACAAATTCCAGTATTGTGTTTTTAATCATACGCAAATGATTGATCTAGTATAAAATTGCCTATATCAGCAAACATTCCTTTACCGTGTCTTAACGCAGTCTCATTTGCATATTCCGGAGGATCGGGGTATGTAAAATGTATTGAATAGGCATCTTTCGTCCAGTTAAATGGTTGGTCAACATTGAAATTTCTATATTCTGGATGGAAAGTTGGATGACATTTTAGATAATAACACATGACCTGTAAATGGGGTTCGATGTATACAGTATCCGggtatttttcaaatgttttgtaagGGAGTTCAATGGCGTTGAAGAAAAAGTCACGTGATCTGTAGTTTACGAGCGAGTCTTGCCAGTGTTTGATATAATGTGAGCCAGGTTTCGACATTAAAACTCCTAAATTAATTGAATCAGGAAATCCTGGTCGAGGCATGTGGTCAAAGTTTAAAATTGTGTCGTGCTGTTTTGAAATTAAATCGTCTACTGGCTTCAACCATAGTACATCCCAATCACTATAAATCCCgccatattttaacaaaacgtcTGCTCTTATTATATCACTTCTATGTTGCGTGTATAAAATTTGGTGTCCAAAAACATGAGTTGGTGTTTCTCGGTGTATGTAAACCACTCTCGGATCCTTCTTCAACTTTTGTAAATATTCGCCATACATTAGTCCATCGCCATGAATGTATACCTTGTCAGGTTTCACAATTGTCAAAATACTCCTCAAGCACAGATACATTGTAAAGTCCATTGGTTTATGCCCGAACCATACCATGTGGAAAATGTTTGGTATAAGTCCTGGGAGTAATTGTTTCACCTTAACTTGTTCTGAGTTACCATATAAAATTCTACGTGCTGATCTTCCGAACTCTGAATCTGCATGCATAATGTGCGCTGGTAACACATTTTTTACATGGACACAAAGTTTACTCTGCAATatggttttatttacattttcaaggATGTCACAAAAATGAAGACCAGTGACTAAAGGTTGGCTAATGTTGTTTTTATACAGCTTGATAAATGATTTGAGTCTCTCATTCCGGCGAGAAGAAGAGATAAAACTTAATTGATTCATATTTTTCGCCATTGCaatattaaatttattcttacgAATAAAAAGTAATGATTTTAATGGAAAGAAATCTTCAGAAAAGTACATTCCGCCATCATGCTCTAATATATCAAACGCAACCGTCATTCCACAGTCTTTTACGTCACCCTTTGACGACGCTGGGAGTTTCTGAACCTTAAAACACGGAATCGATACTAATAGATCCGTAAGCCAAACGTTGTAATGTTCATTGCGGTCACTGatgttgtattttgtaaaaagagTAATTGAGTCCGGTCTTATAGTTTTCCATATTGCAAGTATAGACAGATATTGTCTGAACTCAATTGTTCGGTTGTAGCACCACATATAATAAACGTGATTAGGAATGAAATTATTCTCTAAATCTTTGAATGTCAATTTGTCATACCCTAGAAATAGATCCGGTAAGTTTTGCACTACGTCAGACTTATTTCTATTTCCGTTTCCGGAAATTGCATTGAGTTGCCCCTCTTGAAAGTGTTTTATGATTTTTGcaacattttgttcatttttggcATCTTCCGTTGTAAGACATTTGTCATTTCTCGGAATGATCATGTATATAAAAAGAATGCAAATGATAAAAATGAGAGTTGTTTTCCATAGCCCTTTCTTTCTGTTCATCATATAAGCAACAAGGACTGTATTTCTCTACAGTGTTCTTGTTTTTAACCTAAAATGGAAATGAAATCAtggtcatttaatatatatatatatatatatatatatatactaactaaTTGCTACCAAAGTCCCGATGCGTTAAAACAGCTACTAAAGTAAGCATGATTCAgtattttcaaagaatttaagaAATCGGTTATTATCGAAAATCttgatgttatattaatattgtttggacgtacaatatgttttttataacaatttaagataaatatgttactttaaactcaataaaaaatcGGGAAATGTGTAAACTCGGCCTCCAAAATGTATACGTGCCTACTTTAAATTTTGTGCcttcttatacaatttaaaaaaaaaaatattgttaaattactACTTAAGTCGCAATCACCGGAACATctcttgattttgtatttaaacaagtATAAGGTCGTTAAAGTCAGCGTATATATTAAGGATAAGAATAACATTTCTTTTCGGAAGTctttgttaataaacaaacaaaacggcAGTTCTGTTGGCAAGgaagttatattaaaattttgtagaaaaaaatgaaatgtaattaaAAACTTTCAAGAAATTACGAGTAGTTTGTCTGAAATTGAATTAATACATAaggaatatcaaaataatatgttAAATTCGAATTGATACGTGCTgcaaaaaaaaagtgcactggtatataaaagaaaaacttgatccaactttttgttttgtcttattaGCATAGAAATAtagttttaagaaatgaatgcttctttatgtatatttttttgacGGGAAAAGAGAAGGGGGATTTTATATTGTTGATCGTGTGAATATTTTTCGAACAACCGCTTCGTACAAGTTATGCTccagtcaacacttttacaactcaatcaaattattaaaataagcaTTAATTTCTTAATCATACAATCTTGTTCTACATATGATACGCGTTTTAAAAACCTAGACGgctatattataaaaatatttgcattgtAACAAACgttatacataatgtacatttatatattataactgactaagcggtatgggctttgctcattgttaaatgcTGCTCggggtgacctttagttgtttatttctaggtcatctggtctcttgtggagaattgtctcatttctaCATAATGTAGATGTAATTTAAACCCGTCCCCTTACATCTATAGTCTTCTATTTTCTAAAGCATGCATATATTCTGGGTTTCTTTTATACAATTGAATGTTATTAATTGACAGGTAGTGTTGAAGAGTTTTAAATTCTTCCCCACATGTGATCATATCAATGTTTTCGTACTTTATATATGCATGCTTGCGTGCGTGCACTCGtaagttatatgtttgaagcaagcgcataggtcatcatatatatacatcttcaaatttcgaagtgtcggcatttcactaaaataaacgcaattgagctaattttggtgcatctgaaagataatgtaaaagcctttTAGAATAATACCataatttaatgaacaaataagtttttcatagaaaaatacatcgttaaagtttatgtatgcagagaaatgcatacttaaaccccgtgcctactttggtgaaaTGCTGACTTGTACGGAATTTATAAATAGTGCTCTTCTGTGTATtggttgttctaaaaatagaataatctaaAAATACGCAACTCTACTTTCTATTTACAATAGAGTAACTGCGTAAGACGATGATAATATGAAACTTTAGTTTAATTAAGTCAATCAAAAACTAtgtgtttattataaaaaaaaatcatatatttataaattaactgcttacaaaatcactgaaccaaacatgtcaaaaataataaatattttgcaGTCTTTCTTGGCCTAACACCCTttaaaactaatatgatatgttatatgcctcatttctttcttttttttaaatactcctaaaatttaaaattgctggaaaatactTTATCTTTATGTAAGACACCCTTTTATTGGAAAACCTTAATTTTAAaccacaggctcatataaatttgacttttgaataattgtgCTACCTCTGATTACTCAAATGAGtccttttttgcttttgatatttgatatattatatattaagcatttaagaagtatttttttttgcaacattttaatttttaaactcccaaatgttgatagttgaaattttccaatttaacgtctaaatttaacacgcaatttaaattaaaaatttaacatattgtatgtaatatatatcctattgtcatgaaatttGTAAGCAGTCTCATAAGTAACTAAGCTTTGGTCATAActagttttataaagattggtcatttttttcttttttaagaggTGAAACcagtaaatatagaatctgtactttggcaacttccctgaatgatttgacggtgtcaatttgtcaaatagaaagaaactaaaggatttaaactttcaCTTATTAGAAATTCTGCACAAATTACCACTTTTGGAATTATATAGTCAAAATAAGCATTATAgaccttttttttcaattttgatgactaagtggcattctgactttctatctgacaggttttcatgtggaCATATTACTGTTTCTATGTGTTAATCCAGTTGTTTGACTCTTatgtaaaccaattttaatatcaagacgccaatattgaccatacttaccctggatcttttcaccctaaGGACAAAACTGAGCATATTTTTGGTCTATacaatgtgtcattttcatcgtaaaggccttggctaactttaacatgtgtttttcaatataaataggtgcttcattaagcggataACACGATAAACCGTCATAAAAGCCTGTAAAaccaaaataaaggcaactacccataagagtgaaaatcttcccccagcaccgcctaGGCATTCCATTGGGctatattctagctcaaactaatgcttagggtgtctacttcaTGCCTGcatctttatatatactaaaatatgtggccGTAGGCCAACAAAATCTttaatcgacccttacccccaaatTCGATAGCCTGACGCCATTATTGATCATACTTACCCTGGattttttcaccctagggacgaaactgagcatattattggaatatacaaggtgtcattttcatcgtaaaggccttgactaactttaacatgtgtttttcaataaaaataggtgcttcattaagcggaaaacacgataaaccatcaaaaaaagcctagaaaaccaaaagaaaggcaactacacataagaattcaaatcttcccccagcaccgcccaggcatgccattggggtattttctagctcaaactaatgcttagggtgtctactacatgcctgaatctttatttatactaaaatgtgtggacgtaggccaacaaaatgtttattcgacccttacccccaatttggatagcctggCGCaattattgaccataccaaccccggatcttttcaccctagggaccaaactgaacatattattggtctatacaaggtgttattttcatcgtaaaggccttggctaactttaacatgtgtttttcaataaaataggtgcttcattaagcggaaaacacgataaaccatcaaaaaagcctagaaaaccgaaagaaaggcaactacacataagaattcaaatcttcccccagcaccgcccaggcatgccattggagtatattctagctcaaactaatatttagggtgtctactacatgcctgagtctttatttttactaaaatatgtggacgtaggccaacaaaatgtttattcgacccttacccccaatttggatagtcTGACGCcattattgaccataccaaccccggatcttttcaccctagggaccaaactgatcaTATTATTGGTCTGTACAagatgtcattttcatcgtaaaggccttcgCCAACTCTAAGATgtgtttccaacataaataggtgcttcatttagcggaaaacacattaaaccatcataaaagcctggaaaaccaacataaaggcaactacccatagaGTGAAAACTTTCCcctagcaccgcccaggcatgccatttgggATTATTTTAGCGTAAAACTAAGGTTTAGGGTGTccactacatgcctgaatctgtatttatacgaaaatatgtgaacgtaagccaacaaaatgtttattcgacccttacccccaatttgaaTAGCCTGacaccaatattgaccatacgaaacctggattttttcaccctagggaccaaactgagaatataattggtctatacaaggtgtcattttcatcgtaaaggccttggctgattttaacatgtgtttttcaatataaataggtgcttcatttagcggaaaacacgataaaccatcaaaaaaagcatagaaaaccaaaagaaaggcaactacacataagaattcaaatcttcccccagcacctgcccaggcatgccattggggtattttctagctcaaactaatgcttagggtgtctactacatgcctgaatctttatttatactaaaatgtgtggacgtaggccaacaaaatgtttattcgacccttacccccaatttggatagcctggCGCAATTATTGACCagaccaaccccggatcttttcaccctagggaccaaactgaacatattattggtctatacaaggtgttattttcatcgtaaaggccttggctaactttaacatgtgtttttcaataaaaataggtgcttcattaagcggaaaacacgataaaccatcaaaaagcctagaaaaccgaaagaaaggcaactacacataagaattcaaatcttcccccagcaccgcccaggcatgccattggggtatattctagctcaaactaatatttagggtgtctactacatgcctgagtctttatttttactaaaatatgtggacgtaggccaacaaaatgtttattcgacccttacccccaatttggatagcctgacgccattattgaccataccaaccccggatcttttcaccctagggaccaaactgatcaTATTATTGGTCTGTACAagatgtcattttcatcgtaaaggccttcgCCAACTCTAAGATgtgtttccaacataaataggtgcttcatttagcggaaaacacattaaaccatcataaaagcctggaAAACCAACATTAAGGCAACTACCCATATAGTGAAAACTTTCCcctagcaccgcccaggcatgccatttgggATTATTTCAGCGTAAAACTAAggtttagggtgtctactacatgcctgaatctgtatttatacgaaaatatgtgaacgtaagccaacaaaatgtttattcgacccttacccccaatttgaaTAGCCTGacaccaatattgaccatacgaaacctggattttttcaccctagggaccaaactgagaatataattggtctatacaaggtgtcattttcatcgtaaaggccttggctgattttaacatgtgtttttcaatataaataggtgcttcatttagcggaaaacacgataaaccatcataaaagcctggaaaaccaacataaaggcaactacccataagagtgaaaatcttcccccagcaccgcccaggcatgccatttgggTATATTGTTGCTCAAACTACTGCTCAGGGTGTCTACttcatgcctgaatctttatatatactaagATATGTGGCCGTAGGCTAACAAAATGTTaaatcgacccttacccccaatttggacaGCCTGATGCCATTATTGACAATATTGACcctggatcttttcaccctaggaaccaaactgagcatatcattggtatatacaaggtgtcattttcatcgtaaaggtcCTGGGTAACTttgacatgtgtttttttttttatttaaataggtgcttcattaagccaAAAAGACGATAAACCATtgtaaaagcctagaaaaccaagagaaaggcaactacccataagagtgaaaatctccccccagcaccgcccaggcatgccatttgggtatattatagctcaaactaatgctaagggtgtctactacatgctcgaatctttacttataacaaaatatgtgaacgtaagccaaaaaattatttaatcgacccctaccccaaatttggatagccagacgccaataatGACTATATCAATCCCGGAtcgtttcaccctagggaccaaactgaggatattaggtagcactccacagttagaaaataaaattaaaaatgagccacaaaatgttttatcatctcctattcctggatttctaatacattaacctaactgtttgtgttgtacatgtgcatatgtatgtaatcagtatattccatagatttgattttcaaaagttaaaagagtgaaaataaattccttttatgtgtatccatggcaacattctgcatttatttaccataaaatattgcaaaaaggggggtggacatgtcacatatccccccaaaatttggatcaaactagaatttcaatgcctttgagtaatacctttttagaaactgttttcataaatcttcctaatgatcaaataaaaaatgggtgtctttcgcctcattttttcgtaaaatccaatcacaaagttcgtgcgataaaaagttggaaaaaaacattacaataattgccggaccaatgtatggtagggacatgcaaatacggcctgtcatacagaaaacagcctatattacatacattacatactcttgatgttcatataaaacCAATACAAaagctattttaatactcagctatccaaaaatgaattttattgcacactagctctcatatttgaaaaatccacaggggccaaaatgcaaaactacacacctaactg
Proteins encoded:
- the LOC143059674 gene encoding uncharacterized protein LOC143059674, with amino-acid sequence MMNRKKGLWKTTLIFIICILFIYMIIPRNDKCLTTEDAKNEQNVAKIIKHFQEGQLNAISGNGNRNKSDVVQNLPDLFLGYDKLTFKDLENNFIPNHVYYMWCYNRTIEFRQYLSILAIWKTIRPDSITLFTKYNISDRNEHYNVWLTDLLVSIPCFKVQKLPASSKGDVKDCGMTVAFDILEHDGGMYFSEDFFPLKSLLFIRKNKFNIAMAKNMNQLSFISSSRRNERLKSFIKLYKNNISQPLVTGLHFCDILENVNKTILQSKLCVHVKNVLPAHIMHADSEFGRSARRILYGNSEQVKVKQLLPGLIPNIFHMVWFGHKPMDFTMYLCLRSILTIVKPDKVYIHGDGLMYGEYLQKLKKDPRVVYIHRETPTHVFGHQILYTQHRSDIIRADVLLKYGGIYSDWDVLWLKPVDDLISKQHDTILNFDHMPRPGFPDSINLGVLMSKPGSHYIKHWQDSLVNYRSRDFFFNAIELPYKTFEKYPDTVYIEPHLQVMCYYLKCHPTFHPEYRNFNVDQPFNWTKDAYSIHFTYPDPPEYANETALRHGKGMFADIGNFILDQSFAYD